The proteins below come from a single Gimesia alba genomic window:
- a CDS encoding amidohydrolase family protein, which translates to MIFDVNVYLSRWPFRRLPHDETTKLVQKLKQNQIQQAFAGSFDGLLHKDIRAVNQRLVAECKKSGPDLLIPVGTINPRLPGWEDDVIACHEEWKMPGVRLHPNYHEYQLSNPAVKKLFAMAAERKLFVQIAMRMEDDRTQHPLMRIPDVKFEALPDLMKQHDELQVTILNGMKSLRGANLTSLTENPNLTIEISMLEGVGGIEKLMKQVPYQQILFGSYLPFFYLDSSLNKLKESDLGMEIETQITWKNAQTRFVNANT; encoded by the coding sequence ATGATTTTTGACGTGAATGTATATCTCTCCCGCTGGCCGTTCCGACGCTTGCCGCACGATGAAACAACGAAGCTGGTTCAAAAATTGAAACAGAATCAGATCCAACAGGCCTTCGCCGGCAGCTTTGACGGTTTACTGCACAAGGATATTCGCGCGGTGAATCAAAGACTGGTTGCGGAATGCAAAAAAAGTGGTCCCGATTTGCTGATTCCGGTGGGAACAATCAACCCCCGTCTACCTGGCTGGGAAGATGATGTGATCGCCTGTCATGAAGAATGGAAGATGCCCGGCGTGCGGCTGCATCCCAATTATCATGAGTATCAACTGAGCAATCCGGCGGTAAAAAAACTGTTTGCGATGGCGGCAGAGCGAAAGCTGTTTGTGCAGATCGCGATGCGGATGGAAGACGATCGGACGCAGCATCCTTTGATGCGTATTCCCGATGTCAAGTTCGAGGCATTACCCGACTTGATGAAGCAACACGATGAATTGCAAGTGACGATTCTGAATGGAATGAAATCGCTGAGAGGAGCGAACTTAACCAGCCTGACTGAAAACCCGAATCTGACGATTGAAATTTCGATGCTCGAAGGAGTCGGCGGGATTGAGAAACTGATGAAACAGGTGCCTTACCAGCAGATTCTGTTCGGTTCCTATTTGCCGTTTTTCTATCTGGATTCGAGCTTAAACAAGCTGAAAGAGTCTGACCTGGGAATGGAAATCGAAACGCAGATCACGTGGAAGAATGCCCAAACACGGTTTGTGAATGCGAATACATAA
- a CDS encoding preprotein translocase subunit SecA, which translates to MSIASHSYHWMKGGFRPKQSRLSRWSALAGQIIQRCESLKKMTDDRLERYSLELRWRAKSGEPLKKILPEAYALVRESAWRTKNMEHFPVQLMGGIALFEGGIAEMQTGEGKTLTAVLPAYLRALMGKGCHVITVNDYLAQRDSEIMGPIFNKLGLSVGCITSDMEDEDRRIAYGLDVTYGTANEMGFDFLRDRIRIGASAPGQLEQAITNHKASGKEPLVQRGNYFALIDEADSVLIDEARTPLIIGLIQPNDAASVNLFRWSNRATHQLESEVDYVYEPKKRSAYLTDQGCRKVLLMAKPSLLDSIDTERIYKQVEQSLVARFGFLKDRDYVVVDDEVVIVDESTGRMMDGRKWQDGLHQSIEAQEHVPITAATGQAARITVQSFFQNYSHLAGMTGTAALAEKEIRKTYKVSVTSIPTHRPCIRKGTKPRVFKTMQDKRMAVVDEIELIRKKRCPVLVGTPSVEASEALGDLLAMKAIPHQILNAKYHAQEAEIVKKAGEPSRVTIATNMAGRGTDILLSDEVRENGGLHVIATEMHTSARIDRQLIGRSARQGDPGHYQFFLSLEDELLRCLEQFQLDKIIKSAKADEKGELPGSWISFFNNTQNFLEKLHHKQRRDMLKHEKHRIEMFHKMGLDPYLEWTD; encoded by the coding sequence TTGAGCATCGCATCCCATAGTTATCATTGGATGAAAGGTGGTTTTCGCCCCAAGCAGTCTCGCTTGTCTCGCTGGAGTGCGCTAGCCGGTCAGATCATTCAGCGTTGCGAATCGCTGAAGAAGATGACCGATGATCGGCTGGAACGGTATTCACTGGAATTGCGTTGGCGTGCCAAATCGGGCGAACCATTGAAGAAAATACTTCCCGAAGCGTATGCCCTGGTACGAGAATCTGCCTGGCGTACGAAAAATATGGAGCATTTCCCGGTGCAGTTGATGGGGGGCATTGCTCTCTTCGAAGGCGGCATCGCCGAGATGCAGACCGGGGAAGGAAAAACGTTGACCGCAGTCCTGCCGGCTTACCTCCGTGCTCTGATGGGAAAAGGCTGTCACGTCATCACGGTCAATGACTATCTGGCACAACGTGACTCGGAAATCATGGGGCCGATTTTCAATAAGCTGGGGCTGTCTGTTGGCTGTATCACTTCAGATATGGAAGACGAAGATCGCCGCATTGCCTATGGTCTGGATGTCACGTATGGTACTGCGAATGAAATGGGATTCGATTTTCTCCGCGATCGCATTCGCATCGGAGCCAGCGCTCCCGGTCAATTAGAACAGGCCATTACAAATCATAAAGCATCAGGAAAAGAACCCCTCGTGCAACGTGGAAATTATTTTGCGTTAATCGATGAAGCCGACAGTGTCCTGATTGATGAAGCACGGACCCCTTTGATTATCGGGCTCATTCAGCCGAATGACGCTGCCTCGGTCAACCTGTTCCGCTGGAGCAACCGGGCAACACATCAGTTGGAATCCGAAGTCGATTACGTTTATGAACCCAAAAAACGGTCTGCTTATCTGACGGATCAGGGATGTCGAAAAGTCTTGTTGATGGCGAAACCTTCCTTGCTGGATTCGATTGATACCGAACGGATCTATAAACAGGTAGAACAATCTCTGGTGGCCCGGTTTGGATTCCTGAAAGACCGGGACTATGTGGTTGTCGATGATGAAGTCGTCATTGTCGATGAATCAACGGGCCGCATGATGGACGGTCGGAAGTGGCAGGATGGTCTGCATCAGTCAATCGAAGCACAGGAGCACGTTCCCATTACCGCCGCCACAGGACAGGCAGCGCGCATCACCGTACAAAGTTTCTTCCAGAATTATTCGCATCTGGCAGGTATGACGGGGACTGCCGCATTAGCGGAAAAAGAGATCCGGAAAACCTATAAAGTCTCTGTGACCTCGATTCCCACACATCGCCCCTGTATTCGTAAAGGAACTAAGCCGCGCGTCTTCAAAACCATGCAGGATAAACGCATGGCGGTGGTTGATGAAATTGAACTCATCAGAAAAAAACGTTGTCCGGTTCTTGTCGGAACGCCTTCCGTTGAAGCATCGGAAGCATTGGGTGATTTGCTGGCGATGAAAGCCATCCCGCATCAGATCCTCAATGCAAAATATCATGCACAGGAAGCAGAAATTGTGAAGAAGGCGGGGGAACCGTCGCGCGTCACGATAGCAACAAATATGGCCGGACGTGGAACCGATATTCTGCTCTCCGATGAAGTACGCGAAAACGGAGGCCTGCACGTCATCGCGACCGAGATGCATACCTCTGCTCGAATTGACCGCCAGTTGATCGGTCGTTCTGCCCGGCAGGGAGATCCGGGGCACTACCAGTTTTTCCTCTCTCTTGAAGATGAACTGCTGCGATGCCTGGAGCAATTTCAACTCGACAAAATTATCAAATCTGCCAAAGCAGATGAAAAAGGGGAGCTGCCGGGGAGTTGGATTTCCTTCTTCAATAATACGCAGAACTTCCTGGAGAAACTGCATCACAAACAGCGGCGTGATATGCTGAAGCATGAAAAGCACCGCATCGAAATGTTTCACAAAATGGGGCTCGATCCCTATCTGGAATGGACTGACTGA
- a CDS encoding choice-of-anchor Q domain-containing protein gives MISKFVDNLWRPRRSKHHRRSKRATAPMIATEKLEDRTLLSGQDLVAFAQALTAANVTLYGAAWDADTTQQKALLEDGAQFLNFVDVTNADRTLNSNATIAGITEGMVRPIWRLNDGTLIEGSTINTLQDLSTATGVAILNSDGPFLKEIADQNLLSGTGLHVALDGYDPDNGGLIFHDAVSSNPDIEARILRGNRSLRISVAGYGDMVFELFEGRASKATDYIIYHAEQLNFFDGLDFYNILNGSLVGGDPFNTGLGGSGFGFFDDQFHPELQHVQSGLLTVLKPEDIKQEGDTDAKTFDDLNNSRFIITGSASRNYDFQNTIFGYLVEGEEVRDALSKVPVTANFPDYTITMETVDVFTDDENATLVLTAAEGTTGTSTITVTVEDQDGNLTQRQFQVNATKDTISAITDDSNAKPYLPDLPTLQARPQETIQYQIVAIDVDLGTENGNSSIKYHPPNWLTQKGFELPAPIPPGMIVNLDEDTGLLTVNLSETVVPGVYQFSVAVELEIPNSVTDPKYVDYGLVTIIVSDPPVANDDFFVIQGDTDELDILLNDTANDGSPLLDVIGEGYTVEIVTQPENGGGTVTYDSETNKINFTSNGSTYMGLDEFTYRVKDNLGAYSETATVTFSIAPEGVILVTSLLDNQNDDQFVTLSEAIQAANLDMSSLFAVPAGNGPDTIMFAPNLFIDQDTSAITPQTLLIRGEGQHFTITDSLTIIAPTTESGDPLLTIDGTLDGGDSSRHFYIDDGITANTILVSLQNLILIEGKTNDNGGSIYNAEHLVLSNSQLLNNQSTSGVGGAIFNTGTLEISNSVLQSNHSVGSEGGAIASNFGSVTLTQTTLDNNDAEGSGGGIYAMNANVTLTDSVVSNNTGFNGSGGGLYQDQGLLTVTGSSFISNSTGSALSGAGIYANETTTSITDSTFHANRSSGSGGGLSQNLGTLSVRNSTFSENEALFGDGGGIYSGTRTTSILNSTISGNTASQNGGGIYFLDRLELVSGTIDNSTIAANHADGDGGGLFFQFIMNTIEANNSIIADNTASGNGADGVGSLLGRYSLIENTDGLDLFSTTNFITGQDPGLLPLADNGGSTQTHALSSGSLAIDAGDPAFDPNSFTPTLALDQRGSARVADGNNDSTSRLDIGAYEAESVLASTDLTVKRSVTNVGSSGQIGALPSNVDFIDEWNPVIVEIWVSITNSSENGISSALVDLNFDAQYLIADSIEYGPGFTANQTATIDNVTGMITGLGASTSQAGYGAETLVLLARVHLSVKPVPLETDGHYIEPVADLNFQILNSTLLSSVGAASVTEGAAVNLTLVPALYDLDDNGSVDFRDLVQFINVYNKSTGATAAPDVWAADFDRSGTVNIRDLILLISNYNKVQGSGTFLFYPSNFDEIWQQNNLVTSLINSEDTTSQSLTVETVEPVLNAAKEQLAETHGDSVSEELADVKIEVVELSGNQIAKANADTRTIYLDVNAAGWGWFVDSTPFQNEEFNQTTMGIFDASLFSPAEGQIDLLTVLLHELGHLLGYDHDHESTLMEPALDPGERKLSSYEESDDFFSGYLDSEFDGIN, from the coding sequence ATGATCTCAAAATTCGTTGACAACCTCTGGCGCCCCCGACGAAGCAAGCACCACCGTAGATCAAAACGGGCAACGGCTCCGATGATTGCTACGGAAAAACTGGAAGACAGAACGCTGCTGAGCGGGCAGGATCTGGTTGCCTTTGCACAAGCACTGACTGCTGCCAATGTCACACTGTATGGCGCCGCCTGGGATGCGGATACCACACAACAAAAGGCTTTGCTGGAAGATGGTGCGCAGTTTTTAAACTTTGTTGATGTGACCAATGCGGACCGCACATTAAATTCGAACGCTACTATCGCTGGAATTACAGAAGGAATGGTGCGTCCCATCTGGCGGCTCAACGATGGTACGTTGATCGAAGGAAGCACGATCAATACCCTGCAAGATTTATCCACGGCAACGGGTGTCGCGATTCTGAATTCAGATGGTCCGTTCCTGAAAGAAATTGCCGATCAGAATCTACTTTCCGGGACCGGCCTGCATGTGGCGCTGGATGGATATGATCCGGATAACGGCGGATTAATTTTTCACGACGCCGTTTCGAGTAACCCGGACATCGAGGCAAGAATTCTGCGGGGAAACCGCAGTCTGCGGATCTCTGTCGCAGGTTACGGCGATATGGTCTTTGAATTATTCGAAGGCCGTGCATCAAAGGCCACCGACTATATCATCTACCACGCTGAACAACTTAACTTTTTTGATGGACTCGATTTTTACAACATCCTGAATGGATCACTGGTGGGAGGCGACCCGTTCAACACGGGACTTGGAGGCTCTGGTTTTGGATTCTTTGATGACCAGTTTCATCCCGAACTGCAGCATGTGCAATCTGGCCTGCTGACGGTACTCAAACCTGAGGATATCAAACAAGAAGGTGATACAGATGCTAAAACGTTTGACGATTTAAATAATTCCAGGTTTATCATTACGGGTAGTGCAAGCAGGAATTATGATTTTCAGAATACGATCTTCGGATATCTTGTCGAAGGGGAAGAGGTGCGTGATGCACTTAGCAAAGTACCAGTCACTGCCAACTTTCCCGACTATACCATTACCATGGAAACCGTTGATGTTTTTACAGACGATGAAAACGCAACTCTGGTGTTAACGGCAGCCGAGGGCACCACCGGGACCTCGACGATCACCGTCACAGTCGAAGATCAGGATGGCAATCTTACGCAGCGCCAGTTTCAAGTGAACGCCACGAAGGATACAATTTCGGCCATCACGGATGATAGTAATGCCAAACCTTATCTGCCAGATCTTCCGACTCTGCAAGCTCGACCACAAGAAACAATTCAATATCAGATCGTTGCAATCGACGTTGACCTTGGCACTGAGAATGGAAATTCTTCGATCAAGTACCATCCACCAAACTGGCTCACACAAAAGGGATTCGAGCTTCCTGCCCCCATCCCACCAGGAATGATCGTGAATCTCGATGAAGACACGGGACTACTTACGGTCAATCTCTCAGAAACCGTAGTCCCTGGTGTATATCAATTCTCAGTTGCTGTTGAATTAGAAATTCCCAACAGCGTTACAGACCCTAAATATGTCGATTATGGGCTTGTTACGATTATCGTGAGTGACCCTCCTGTCGCCAACGATGATTTTTTTGTAATCCAAGGCGACACGGATGAATTGGATATTCTCCTGAATGATACCGCCAATGATGGCTCCCCCCTTCTCGATGTAATAGGCGAAGGATATACGGTCGAGATTGTAACGCAACCAGAAAACGGGGGGGGGACAGTCACCTACGATTCAGAAACTAACAAGATTAATTTTACATCCAATGGTTCGACGTATATGGGGCTGGATGAATTCACTTACCGAGTGAAAGACAATCTGGGTGCTTATTCCGAGACTGCCACCGTGACATTTTCGATTGCTCCTGAAGGAGTGATCCTGGTGACTTCACTGCTTGATAATCAGAACGATGACCAATTCGTGACGTTGAGTGAGGCGATTCAGGCAGCAAACCTAGATATGTCTTCTCTGTTTGCTGTGCCAGCAGGAAACGGTCCTGATACGATCATGTTTGCTCCGAATTTGTTTATCGATCAAGACACATCTGCCATCACCCCCCAAACGTTATTGATTCGAGGGGAAGGTCAACATTTTACAATTACCGATTCTCTCACGATCATTGCTCCAACAACAGAAAGTGGAGATCCACTGTTAACGATCGACGGCACGCTCGACGGTGGTGATTCCTCGAGGCATTTTTACATCGACGATGGAATAACAGCCAATACGATTCTAGTCAGTTTGCAGAACCTGATCTTAATCGAAGGCAAGACCAATGATAACGGTGGTTCGATTTACAATGCAGAGCATCTAGTGCTCTCGAATAGTCAGCTGCTGAACAATCAATCGACGTCTGGTGTGGGGGGGGCCATTTTTAATACAGGAACGCTTGAAATTTCAAACTCTGTATTACAGTCAAATCATTCTGTCGGTTCTGAAGGTGGTGCCATCGCCAGCAATTTCGGCTCGGTCACGCTCACTCAGACCACACTTGACAACAATGATGCCGAGGGTTCTGGCGGTGGTATCTATGCCATGAACGCAAATGTCACCTTAACGGACAGCGTTGTTTCCAATAATACGGGTTTTAATGGCAGCGGAGGTGGACTTTATCAAGATCAGGGGCTGCTGACTGTAACGGGCTCTTCCTTCATCAGCAATTCGACGGGGAGTGCATTATCTGGAGCTGGTATTTATGCCAATGAGACCACAACCAGCATTACCGACTCGACATTTCATGCGAACCGCAGCTCTGGTTCAGGCGGCGGCTTAAGTCAAAACCTGGGTACTCTGTCAGTCAGAAATAGTACTTTCTCTGAAAACGAAGCCCTGTTTGGTGACGGAGGGGGAATCTATAGCGGTACCAGAACGACCTCGATTTTGAATTCGACGATTTCGGGTAACACAGCCAGTCAAAATGGTGGGGGTATTTACTTCTTAGATCGCCTGGAATTGGTGAGTGGAACCATCGATAACAGTACGATCGCTGCAAACCATGCAGACGGGGATGGCGGCGGGCTCTTTTTTCAATTCATTATGAACACGATCGAAGCCAACAACTCGATTATTGCCGACAATACAGCATCGGGTAATGGCGCCGATGGAGTCGGCTCCTTACTTGGTAGATACAGTCTGATCGAAAATACCGATGGCTTAGATCTTTTCAGTACGACCAATTTCATCACAGGCCAGGACCCGGGACTGCTTCCATTGGCCGATAATGGCGGGTCGACTCAAACTCATGCTCTTTCTTCCGGCAGTCTCGCGATTGACGCAGGCGACCCCGCATTCGACCCGAATTCCTTTACGCCCACTTTAGCTTTAGATCAGAGAGGCTCCGCTCGTGTTGCTGACGGGAATAACGATTCAACCAGTCGTCTTGATATCGGTGCTTATGAAGCAGAGTCCGTCCTGGCGAGTACCGACCTGACAGTGAAACGAAGTGTCACTAATGTCGGGTCTTCCGGCCAAATTGGTGCGCTCCCTTCCAACGTGGACTTCATTGACGAGTGGAACCCGGTCATCGTCGAAATCTGGGTGAGTATCACGAATTCATCTGAAAATGGTATCTCATCGGCTTTGGTCGATTTAAATTTTGATGCTCAATATTTGATTGCCGATTCCATCGAGTACGGCCCCGGTTTTACTGCGAATCAAACGGCAACGATTGATAACGTAACAGGGATGATTACCGGACTAGGTGCCTCAACCAGCCAAGCTGGCTATGGAGCGGAAACACTCGTCCTGTTGGCTCGGGTTCATCTCTCAGTCAAGCCTGTCCCGTTAGAAACGGACGGGCACTATATCGAGCCAGTTGCTGATCTGAACTTCCAAATCTTAAACAGTACTCTGTTATCGTCAGTCGGTGCTGCCTCAGTCACCGAAGGGGCAGCAGTCAACCTGACGTTAGTTCCCGCCTTATACGATCTGGATGACAATGGTTCCGTCGACTTCAGGGATCTGGTTCAATTCATTAACGTTTACAACAAAAGTACGGGGGCGACTGCGGCACCTGATGTCTGGGCTGCTGATTTTGATCGTTCCGGTACTGTCAATATTCGCGACCTGATTCTCTTGATTTCTAACTACAATAAGGTTCAGGGAAGTGGCACATTCCTGTTTTATCCCTCAAATTTTGATGAGATCTGGCAGCAAAATAACCTTGTCACCTCGCTTATCAATTCGGAAGACACCACTTCTCAATCTTTGACCGTAGAAACTGTTGAACCGGTTCTGAATGCGGCCAAAGAACAATTGGCCGAAACCCACGGCGATTCGGTTTCAGAAGAATTGGCCGATGTAAAGATCGAGGTTGTCGAACTATCAGGAAATCAAATCGCCAAAGCAAACGCCGATACTCGTACCATTTATCTTGATGTGAATGCCGCTGGTTGGGGGTGGTTTGTTGATTCGACTCCGTTCCAGAATGAAGAATTCAACCAAACAACCATGGGAATATTCGATGCATCTCTGTTCAGTCCAGCAGAGGGCCAAATCGACTTACTCACAGTTCTGCTGCATGAATTGGGCCACCTTCTAGGTTACGACCATGATCATGAAAGCACGCTCATGGAGCCTGCTTTGGATCCGGGTGAGCGGAAACTCTCCTCCTATGAAGAATCGGATGATTTCTTCAGCGGATATCTCGATTCAGAATTTGATGGAATTAATTGA